Sequence from the Pradoshia eiseniae genome:
TTTATTAGAGTTAGTTAGGAGAGATTTTTATTATGATTTTTAAAGTTTTTTTCCAGGAAAATGCCGCTGAGGTACCTGTGCGCGAAAAAACAAAAACTGCTTATGTAGAAGGAACATCTGAACGAGATGTTCGCCAAAAGTTAAAAAGCCTTCCATATAATATCGAATTAGTTCAAGTTCTTGATGCGGAATATTTGGAGTTTGAAAAACAAAATCCGGATTTCCGCATAATGGAGATTGAGTAATTTATGAAATTCGTAAAGAATGATCAAACGGCTGTTTTCGCCCTTGGAGGGCTTGGCGAAATCGGCAAAAACACGTATGCCGTACAATTTCAGGACGAG
This genomic interval carries:
- a CDS encoding DNA-dependent RNA polymerase subunit epsilon; the protein is MIFKVFFQENAAEVPVREKTKTAYVEGTSERDVRQKLKSLPYNIELVQVLDAEYLEFEKQNPDFRIMEIE